In the Granulosicoccus antarcticus IMCC3135 genome, CTGTTCGCGATGCGGGCGCATTCCATTAAGGTCATACCCATCGAGCAGGTAGTCCAACTGCTCCTGATCCAGCTCGATAGTCTCGTCATCGCCAAACCAGTCGGGCCAGTGGAAGCGTTGATTCTCCACGCGTTTATACAACAGCCAGTAGCCGTTCAGATGCCAGATGAGTATCTTGACACGGCGAGAACAGCGACTGACGAAGACATAGGCAGTCCGGTCAGCAGGGTTCTGATCAAGCTCGGCGGCAACCAGTTCTGATAAGCCATCTATTTGCTTACGCATGTCGACGGGGTGGCGATACACCAGCACACGCTCGGGCAACCAACGCGCACTCACGATCGAGCCTCCCGAGTCAGGCGAATGATGGCTTCGATACCGACGCTGGCACTGCACTGCAGACGAACGTCCTGTCCTATGTGAAGAATCACATCTTCACAAACGTGTTGATCAAGCATGGCAGTGGCCTTTCGTTGCACCGGGCGAAAGGCTGACGCTTTCACCTCGCTCTTCTTGCTTCGTGGTGCACGGCGGGTACCAGCGAACTTATCACTACGTCGATAGTGTCGTGCAAATACAAATCGGGACAAGCCCTCGCGTTCGCAGAATGTGCTCTGCGTAAGTCCCGAGACAAGAAACTGGTCAATCCAGGCATCCCATTCGGCGGCGGTGAACTTGGGTGATGATGGCATAGCGGAAGATCCTGACGATGTGAGATGGAATCGTCAGGATCGGCATGTCGATTGGCCTTGTCACCATGGGCGCTATGGTGCGTTTACGAAGGAAGTAGTGCTCATGTTCTGCACAAGTTATTTTGTTACAGGCTCTAACTTGCGCTCGATACTGAAAGTCGGAAGATGTGTAGAACGCGTACAGAAAGTCGGGCAGGCTGGCGCTGGACTCGATGCGTGTCAAATAGCAATCACAGTAATTGGATACCGTGCCGGCATCCGGTGCTTCGGCGTAGGCTGCCAATAGCGAGCCTGCGGGAATGTCGCTGGGACCGGTACGGCGCGAAGCCATGCGGTGTCTCATGCCAACTCGACAACACTTCCAACAGAGAGCACACCGCCTTGCACCACCTCGGCATAGACACCCATATCCATATGGCTGTAGTGTTCGCGCAGTAGTCGGGGCGTTTTCATATCACGCTCACCGGTTTCCAGATTGACCTCTGTTGCCGGGCATCGCCTCGTGCGCCTCACGATTTTCAGTCGAGCTGACCCCACGGTGATTTCCTGCCCCACCATGTCCAGTTCGGAAAAGGGCGACAAGCCTGATAGTTGGACGTTACCTCGAAACCGTCTTGGATCGACAGCCTGACCGATGGCCTTTTCAAAGGCCTCCACACTGTCCTGGTTGATGATGGACACCGCGTTCATCATCTCGACAGAATCCACCGACACATCCGTGAAACGGTGAGGGGAGGCCTCAAATAGTTGCGGACTCTCTTCATCTGGCAACGCAAGGTACGCTTTCAGAAACTGACTGGCCTCTTGTTTGCCCGCATCAGTGCTGATGTCGAAACAGGCGCTGATATCGGCGGCTGTCAGAACAAGAATACCCGTGTCCTCGTCATACTCGGTGTCGAGCAGAGCCAGACTGGCATCCCGAGCGAGCATGTAGAATTTACCCTTGGGCAACGGCTTCGGGTTGGCAGGATCAAAGCCGCTGTTCGGGCGAGCGAAACCGAATTTTCGGTCGCTTGGAAAACCCTGGCCGGTGGCGAGTGTCACGCTGTCAAGCAGCTGGCCACTCAGGCCCTTTATTGGGAATCGGGTTAACGCTTCAATCTTTATTGCCATGGTAGACCGGTCGTTATCTTTACCAGGAGCAAGGGTATCCAGCCAGTAAAATTCAGGGCCGGAGCGGGTGACAGCAATCGATCTCTGCTGCCGGATGCGATGAGCATATCAGGCACACGCACAGAAGGGCTATCACATGGCTCCGAGTGCACCGCTACGTAGCTCTGCACTCCGACCTGTCTTCAAGCGATGAGGTTCTCTCATCGGTTCGTAGTATTGCGTCGCGTCACAGCTCCTTGATAGTGGGCAAGCGCCAGTTGGAGTAGCCAACGAATTCGGACGTCTGTACTGCTTGAGGCTGCACCGGCTTAACGATTCTTCTTGCGGGACTTCTTGGTGGCGGCACGCTGTTTCTTTTTTGTTTTGCTGTCCACGGGCTTGGGTTTGGTGGCTGAGGGGCCGGGAAGTTCGGGCGGAAAATCAGGCAAGTCGAATGGAAAACCTGTGCCCTCGCTGAGCGCGCTTTTGCCCATGCCAAACAGGTTTGGATTTTTCATGGCTGCCGCCATTCTGGTGGCCGCATCATCAGTCAGTATGCTCAGGCATCGGTCCGCATGCTCGGACTGATAGGCTCGTTTGAGGAAGCTGAAAAAAGCCCGCGCATCGTCGATCATGTTGATCGCTTCGGAGGCTGGCATCATGACCTTCTGAGGGATAATCTCGTAGAGAATCTGCTCAAGATCTACGGGGCGCAGAGTAGCAACGGTGCAATCCAGGTAGTTGAATGAAAAGCTCATGATCAACGTAGAGACACTCGCAGCAACGTCGATGGCCTTGGCCTCTGGAGAGGCCTGGTACTTGTCCTGAAGTTCTGTGCTGAGTGCATCATGCAGCTCCCAATCCATTTCATCGCTTGTTCGCTCCATGGTAATGAGGCGTGCAAAGAGTGAATCAGAGGCTCCGTTTTCATGCATGACTTGTTCGTAGGGGAAAGGTGCTTCAAGCACGATTGTCATGGGGCCCGAGTCTGTCTGGAGGGTTTGCTCTATTCTTGTCGGTGAGGCGCCAGTGTGCGAGGCGATGAAATCCTTGTTCGATAATGCGTAGACCAGTGAGCGGGCAAGGGTGTTGAACAGCGTTATATCGCGTGGCGTTATGGGACGCATCGTCCGGCCTTCAGCGGGCGCCATCAGTACGGGGTAGGCCTTGGTATTGGCGACTT is a window encoding:
- the tnpB gene encoding IS66 family insertion sequence element accessory protein TnpB (TnpB, as the term is used for proteins encoded by IS66 family insertion elements, is considered an accessory protein, since TnpC, encoded by a neighboring gene, is a DDE family transposase.), translating into MSARWLPERVLVYRHPVDMRKQIDGLSELVAAELDQNPADRTAYVFVSRCSRRVKILIWHLNGYWLLYKRVENQRFHWPDWFGDDETIELDQEQLDYLLDGYDLNGMRPHREQIYARHF
- the tnpA gene encoding IS66 family insertion sequence element accessory protein TnpA, with the protein product MPSSPKFTAAEWDAWIDQFLVSGLTQSTFCEREGLSRFVFARHYRRSDKFAGTRRAPRSKKSEVKASAFRPVQRKATAMLDQHVCEDVILHIGQDVRLQCSASVGIEAIIRLTREARS
- a CDS encoding MOSC domain-containing protein, with protein sequence MAIKIEALTRFPIKGLSGQLLDSVTLATGQGFPSDRKFGFARPNSGFDPANPKPLPKGKFYMLARDASLALLDTEYDEDTGILVLTAADISACFDISTDAGKQEASQFLKAYLALPDEESPQLFEASPHRFTDVSVDSVEMMNAVSIINQDSVEAFEKAIGQAVDPRRFRGNVQLSGLSPFSELDMVGQEITVGSARLKIVRRTRRCPATEVNLETGERDMKTPRLLREHYSHMDMGVYAEVVQGGVLSVGSVVELA